The genomic interval GCGAATGTGCTCAACGACATCAACGTCACCCGGGCAACGATGGGCCTCTTCCGCTATACGAAAGGCTTCCTTGCGGCGGATGGCCGTGATTACGAAGTGCCGAAGCTGGTCATCGCGCACGACGTCCGATTCTTCTCCCGCCACTTTTGCGAATTGGCCTCATCCGTCTGGAATCAGATGGGGGGACAAGCCTACATTTTCGACGGTCCCCGCTCGACTCCGCAGTTGAGCTTTTCGGTTCGTTTTCTCGGGGCTCACACCGGCATCGTCATTACCGCGAGCCACAATCCCTCGCACGATAACGGGTACAAAGTTTACTTTGAAGATGGCGCCCAAACCGTCTCCCCACACGCCGAGGGAATCGTCGGAGAGGTCGATAAGGTCTCTCTCGATGAAACCGCCGAGTTCCTCGAAAAGGATCTCTCCCGGGTCGTCACCCTCGGTGAATCCGCCGACTCCGCCTACCTCGACGTCCTCGAAGGCAGCGTTCTCGACCGGGATCTTCTCAGCCGCAACCAGCCGAAGGTCGTCTTCACCGCGATTCACGGCACGGGCCGAGTTTCCTCGATTCCCCTTCTCAAGCGCCTCGGTCTCGAAGTCTCGGAAGTGCCGGAACAGGCGATCGCTGATTCCCGCTTCCCGACGGTGAAGTCTCCGAACCCGGAAAATGCCGAAGCTCTTTCGATGGCAATCGCCCAAGCCAAAGAGGAAGGCTCTGACCTCGTCGTCGCCACCGATCCGGATGCGGACCGCATGGCCGTCGCCGTCCGGCGTGAGGATGGGGAAATGGTTCTGCTGACCGGCAACATGATCGGCTCCATCCTCGCCGAGTTCCGCATCCGCCAGATGAAGAAGAACGGGCTCCTCCCCGAGGAAGGCACCCAGAGCGCAACGTTGATCAAGACGTTCGTCACCACTCCCCTGCAGGAACGCATCGGCCACGGGCATGGGCTCAAGGTCATCAACACCTTGACCGGATTCAAATGGATCGGGGCCAAGCTCCGCCAATATCAGGAAACCCTCGACCAGAAGCTCCGGGAGACTCAGGGCATTGTCCTTTCCTACGACGATACCGACTACCAGACACGGGCGCGCCTCCTCC from Puniceicoccus vermicola carries:
- a CDS encoding phospho-sugar mutase — encoded protein: MPNNTAIKEAVDAGKLLAASAENLNTWLQSPSLPQWAIDSLNELVEQEQWEELNDRFFQNMAFGTGGMRGRTIGSVATSQELGAGGPDNPDHAAIGANVLNDINVTRATMGLFRYTKGFLAADGRDYEVPKLVIAHDVRFFSRHFCELASSVWNQMGGQAYIFDGPRSTPQLSFSVRFLGAHTGIVITASHNPSHDNGYKVYFEDGAQTVSPHAEGIVGEVDKVSLDETAEFLEKDLSRVVTLGESADSAYLDVLEGSVLDRDLLSRNQPKVVFTAIHGTGRVSSIPLLKRLGLEVSEVPEQAIADSRFPTVKSPNPENAEALSMAIAQAKEEGSDLVVATDPDADRMAVAVRREDGEMVLLTGNMIGSILAEFRIRQMKKNGLLPEEGTQSATLIKTFVTTPLQERIGHGHGLKVINTLTGFKWIGAKLRQYQETLDQKLRETQGIVLSYDDTDYQTRARLLLEHSTFYVFGGEESYGYLANDLIRDKDANAAVLMFCELMASLKEEGKTVLEFLDEIYLKHGYHLERLGNVYYEGASGAAKIANILKSYRENPPKEMNGVAVEKFTDFGTQTIHDADGDVIPSQDFYFVSLANGHSYAVRGSGTEPKIKFYVFGRQEVASEEELPKVKESLEADLKALREAIEADAAERAG